The DNA sequence GAAACTTCCCGATTCCGCACACAGTTGAGTTCCCAGAGGACGCCAGTTAAACGGATAAGCCCATGGTTGAAATTCACCAGCCACATCTCCAGTCACCCAGGTATATGTGGTGCCCCGCTCCATCTGATCGAAAGTGACACTGCTGTTACGGTAGTAGAGATGCGGATTTCCCAGGTAATGCGTCAGACCAAAGCCGGTACTTGTATAGTTCAACCTGACTTCCGGATTCAAATAATGAGGCCGTACGGTTTCGATCACAGTTCGATTGGCTGCACTCAACCAGGAATCATCCAGACTAAGCTGAGAATAATCCGGACTCGCATCCAGATAGGGAAGATACATCGTCATCCAGCCCTGCGTGGCGGTGCCGTCCTCGCGAATCACTCCACCGGAAGGAAAACAGCGATGCGCGTCTGCATAGTTATGTGCCGCCAGTCCGATCTGTTTCAGGTCGTTCTTCGCAGTCGCTCTGCGTGCCGCTTCGCGTGCCTGCTGTACCGCTGGAATCAGCAAACCGAACACCAGGACAATCAGGAGCAGAACGACGCTTATTGAAATCCAGCGCTGCATCATCTCCTCTCCTTTCTCGCGAGGTTCTAATCCGGTAGTCGTTCCTGCAGGTTCTTCAAAAGTTCTGCATTGTGTTGTAACTGTTCGGGGGAGGCAGACTTCGGCAGTGATGTGGCTTGAATCGCCTCAGCGATGTCGGTGTTCTTATCAACCACGAAGAGAAAGTCGG is a window from the Gimesia benthica genome containing:
- a CDS encoding DUF1559 family PulG-like putative transporter — translated: MMQRWISISVVLLLIVLVFGLLIPAVQQAREAARRATAKNDLKQIGLAAHNYADAHRCFPSGGVIREDGTATQGWMTMYLPYLDASPDYSQLSLDDSWLSAANRTVIETVRPHYLNPEVRLNYTSTGFGLTHYLGNPHLYYRNSSVTFDQMERGTTYTWVTGDVAGEFQPWAYPFNWRPLGTQLCAESGSFGCPNWEGGHLLFADGKVLFFSEETSPEILKQLAATPPVPASEQMAVPDKRFETGVYNWEHVPLESQPENEHLFYAEVLKEAGEPLLIDLFAVENLSDSEWEEVMEKERSFPDTLLIQRIDKTTDLSQVLSGSMLKQAASAQQMQENLKLLKTLQKQMP